ttaaaaaaaaaaaaaaaaaggaagaaaaaaatgtATTAAGTGGGACTTGATACCTAGACCTAAGCTTGTCAACCGGTTGACCCGGAATCGGAATCGGTTCCGGTTAGTAAACCAACCGGTTATCGGTTTCCGAACTGATAAAGTTGACGTTTACCAGTTAACCGATACCAGTTAGCAAGTCGGCTTGGCTCTAACCGGCCCGGAACCGGTACCCTTCTACCAAACCAGTAACCggttaaaaccttttttttttttttgcttaattaCGTATTTTACAGATAAATTaacactaatatatatatatatatatatatatatatatatatacatacataagttttatatatatatatccaggttATAAGTATTAAGAAACTCAAGATTGTATATTTTTAACTTAAGTATGTTATCTTATGTTTGTATATTTATTAACTTATGTATATAAGACTAGGTTAGACCTCAAGGTAAATAACTCAATCTTCAACCAATTGCATCATTTAGCTTTCTGTAGCGTGGGTTCAAGCAGatagtattatactaattttaaaaaatttacatATAAAAAATCTAATTTTACGGAGAGATCATATGTTCACGTGCCCCAATTTTAGCAGCTAAAATCGCCCCTGGTCCCAAGTATCGTGGATCTTAACGTTGAACTCGTAAGAATCTGATCGCTCAAATACGGGCTTCAACATAATAATGAATCGAAAATTTTCATAACCGACAATATAAAGATATTGGAATTGAACAAGAGGAACTGGCTCAGGCTAGGGGTGTCAATCGCGTAAATAACTGATTAAAACACTAAttaaaacttgtttaaacagTTAGAGATGGTTTGGTTGGACGAATTAAGAAAATAACCccaacatagcatatcatatttGGTTAGAAACATTAAGAAATATAATCTCAACATGACTAATGTAGCGTTTGATTGACCAAACAAGAAAAATAAtcagaaaaggctcaaatatgtcattgaactatcgaaaatgactcatttatgccactcatcaatagtttggctcatttatgtcatcgtcgttaccaaaatggctcatcTATGCCATCGCCGTTacaaaaatagttcattcatgccatttttcattaacaccgattttacaataccagatatgacatgtggcctccaattagaggtccacgtgacatatttgagccttttccgaaaaataattttcacTTAGCAGTATTAACCACCGGCTATGCAAAAATCTATTTATAATTTTataccaaaaaaataaaacatgaaataagGATACGTCTAAGTGTAATTTGTACTAAAGATTTCTCAGAATAACAAACGATTAATACAAACATTTACTAAACCATGTTTAGACCAACGTGATTCATTATAACTTTGTTCTATTATGTTAATCTGTTATGTTAATTTTCATTTAGATCGATGTGGGTTCTTGGTAATTCCTTTAACATTTATTTTGCATTAGTCTGAGGCTAGAATCATGTTCTCTATGGTATTGTCACCGAGTTCATATTTTGCAAGCCTAAAATGTGTGAAGAAAACTTTACCAAATCCATTGATCATAAGTAGTGATATGTCAAAAGTACATAAGCAATTAACCAGAAATGTTTAAAACCTCGTCCAGAACAAAACCAAACCCATATAACAATACAATCCTTTATTCATTGTTTCAACAGTAAAGGAAGAGGTCTACACGCAGCATTGAACATTGAAATTCGTCGACCAAAACACAGATAATTGTTGCAGCCATAGTTCATCAAACAACTCGAAGTACCAGAGCCCAGATTGGATAGACCAACAGAAGGATAATACCAACTGTGTTGGATATACCATTGCTTTGTGTGAAGGAATTTCTGAATCCACCAGAGGCTCTGATGTGTTCTTGGAGGAGATAGCAGCCAATCAGAAGACACACCACAGTGCCGACCCAACTGTTTCTGAAAGTCTCCGCAAAAAGGTTGGGTGCAACCACTAGGAGTAGGATTAATGAACCAGGCATCTCCAACCAGTCTGTACTTCATGGACAACATTATAAAGAAGGgttagcatacatatatacacgccCCATAGAGCAAGAATTAGTAGCATAACTTAAGTAGATAGGTGGTAGCATAATTAAATTAGATATTTACACATAGGCGCATATAGGATTTAAAATTAGTGGGTTTAGAATGAGTGTAACCTTATTATTATATGTGTATGTTTTTAATCTTTTTCTCATATGTATACACATAGTTCGGACTGAAAGCAATGGGTTCAGTTGAATTCATAGAACCTGCTCTAGTTTCGCCTCATGTGTGTGTCAGCATGTGTATCTGTTAGAAGAGTAGTGTACGAGCCACAGCATGTGTGCAGATCAACTAATCCATTGCGTACTTGCTTTTCTCACCAGCACATATCTCTGACCTACCAAGACTTACGCAAATGGAAAGAACCTAATATTTTTTAGTCTGCAACATCTGAACCTTGGTCTCCTAGGATCTTTTCCCCTTCACTGACCACCAAAACCTTGAATGCATTATTAAAGTAGATATTGACCAGCTAGATTCACAAAGGAGCTTGAACTAATTAAGTCGTTCCACCATCTATAATTAAGTCTGAGGGTGTAAATCGATTTGTTGGAGGCTCGGAGCTAATGCTAAAAGTATTTCAGGAGAAACTACATTTAGTTCATCATTGAGAGGTCCAGAGAATGAAGATATTTTCACTATATACAAATCATGTTTTACGCCTAAGTAGACATAGAAAGAATCTACCATGTACCAAAAGAATGCAAAATCTCAAAGACAATCCTATTGACTGTTCCCAGATGAATATGCTGCAATTCTCCAAAATCTTCTAGAATATCTCTAAAATTGCATGCTCAATTGATGAAACATGCAGATAGTTACAGAAAGGAGAGTGTTGGTAGTATGAATGAACCAGTTGATAATTACTGGCTTTGGTGGCTGGGCTAGTATCTCATCTCCGTGTGATCTCGGAGTTTCAAAAAGTGTACTCGCACAAATTTTTTGAGTCGAATATCTATGCAGTTTGAAAAATTTAAGGACATATCTCTTCCATGAGCCATGACATGTTATGCTAATAAATTTGGGGTGCATATTACATGGAAAGCGTTTCCAGCTGTTTTTTGAATATTAAGAAAAGTTATGAGGAGAAGGTAACAGAATCTTAGATTACAAGCAAAAGAACTTAATTGCAGTAAACATGAAAACAATAACCAATAGGTTGCTTTCATCATAAAAATCAAAAGCAAATGCCCATACCTGGAAAATGTCGTGGGAAGAAAAGCCTGAGTACTACCGCAACGAAAGCAATCCATCTTCCTACCTCTCCTCTGGAGATAAAAGAATAATTGGTTAATGAAGGAAAGAACATCTTTGGATCAGGTAGAATTTAAGTCATAAGAGGACATCCTGGATGACAAAGAAGGGAggaaaattaaataatagaaaacAAGAGAAGTTTACCTGAAAAAGTGGAATAGCACTGAAGGGAAACTGAAGAAGATATATGGAACTAGAAGTCCAGTCAGCATATTGGTCTTCCAGTTTGTCCGGTCCAGTATCAGCAAATAACTACAGATAATATTTGCTTGACTGGTTATTACAAATCCACCAGGGAAAAGGTGTAAACTCTAGATTCTAATCGAACCTGTTTGACTATCAAATATATCAAAGCATTTAAAGTCACTTGCAACCAGCAAACTGACCACATTCCACAAAGATGAATCATATTTCACCAGCTCCCTTTCAAACATCAGAATATACTTTATTCAATTGATAGAGTCACTTCATGAaaagcttaaaagttaaaacAATTACAAATTGGACACATTTACTCAACTCTTTCTTAAATTCACAAGTGAAGCATTTAAACCTGTTTGCAATTAATTTCTCAATGCTCCCCTTATTATTAAGAGACGGTTTCGTGAACAAGGCAGTGCAGAAGAAATCATGGGATGACAAAAAATCAACAAGAATGTGGAATTTCTAAAGGATTAGGACGACCCCAACCTCCAATAATCCCCAATATCAGCTTTATTGTCATCACCAAAGCAGCTCACCGGCAAAATTCCCACCAATAAATTTCAGCTCTGCAAACTTCTGAGTCCAACAGCAACATTGGCTAAGAGATCAAAATACTTCAAGTTACTTGACTAACAAACTGAATAGGGACATCTAAGATGATTAAATTGCCGCCAATCCCACTCCAAAACAGCAAAATCAAAGGGGTTTAATATACTGTTATGTGCAGGCATTATCCCATCCAATTGCCAAATTCAACCATTTGGCATATGAAGTTGGGCTTTGCAGTCTCCAGTTGGAGTCCCACATTGGTGGGTTTAAGGGTTTTTGGTCTCCTTCTATGGCCTTGCAATCCTCAATTAGCCTTTGCGATTGAGTTAGGCTCAAGATTCATTCTTTATCATCTCTAACTTCAAACGTTTTGGGATAAAAGTTTTCAAACTTTAGACAAACAATTCTCAATTTCAGTCTCGCGAGTCTGAAGTTGATTCTGAGTGGTTAAACTTTATAAACTTCGGCTATTCTGTAATAAGGGTCCTAAATAAGGCTAGTTGTGCACTTGTCCCTCTCCACTTAAATATCAGACTTTTATCGTAGTTGAACCTGCGACTCTAACTCACACATCATATGTTGTCCTCTTACCATTGTCTAACAAAGTTCAACAAATTAAACATCATTCGACTAACAACCAAATTGGTAAAAGAATctttcttgtattattcagaaaatgaattaaacaaaaaaaaaagagagagagagagagaacaatTATCTTTTGATAAAGACAGTATAATTTTCCCCTCGTTATCACTTTTTGAAATTGAAAACCTCAAAATCAAAAGAGACAatatcaagttttttttttttttttttttaacaatccaCTAGGCAGTGCCTAGGGCTAATTTTTATTAATCACTACAAGCAAGCAAACCTCAAAGACAAAAGTACAAGAAGGGGCCTTAAGCTATTCCAGGTCAAAAGTCCAGTGGAAAAATAATAACTTAATAGACATAAACAGAACTAAATCTGATAAAAAAGCATTTCCCAGTTTCTACAAGGTAATAGACATAAAGAGAATTAAAATAAAACCCTTCCCCACAAAGTTTCAACTTTTCGTTAATCTGATATTATAAAATAAtattctctctgtttcaatttaatttatgtgaatctatttttttttagtccatgctaaaataaataatttagcatcacataaatatttaaaatttattttgaaccattaatttcaaaaaatttcattctttcttaaatgtcgtgttcaatcaaataaattcacataaattaaaacgagTATAACAATACTACTAACAGTTAAAGcagaaaagaaaaagacaaagaaAAGGGAGTTTGTGACATTACATGGCAGCAAATGAGGCAAACCATTTGAGGAAAGCAGTACCAAAACCAAGACCACCAAGCTTGGTGGCATGGTCAAGTAACTTCTTAGCAGCTAACTTCAGCTCATTAAGATCTTCATTAATCAATTTGTTAGTGTCTTCATCAGTCTTCATAGCTAAATAATCCATCCTCCCCATTTTTCTTACACCACCTACTAGATCTCAATCTATTGAAGAAACAGTACTTTGTGATTCAAAACCACACAAATTGAGGATAATTAATGTGTGCAGGCCAGTCTGTcaagtacctttttttttttgtcttagtACAGATCAGGTGGAGATGGGTGTTTAATTGGCGTAATTATTGGACACGTAAAATAGTGGGACCTTACATGTGCACTCAAAATCTGCCACTTCGCTACTTTGACCGAAGTTAACGCTGGAACTTGCTACTGCTAGCACGTTCTCGTCGACCATCACCTTAGTTTATTTAATTAATCTCCTTATCTGTTGATTATTATTAGCATTAGTATTAGTATACTCCCTTCATACCAATTTATGCAATATAACTAATAACTTGATTAAGTATTaagttcaagaaaaaaaagaaacacttttaaaataaatcataaatatttATATAGTTATAAATCATTTAATTAAAGGTATAAGgaaaagttttaagttaaattatttataaatatcacataaattaagataaaaagagtaatatttattaaataaaataatttattactCTATTACCTCTAAAAGTTATTTGATTGTATAATCCTCTAACACAACCAATATAAAAAAGTTAAACTCGTGAAAAGGCTTAAGGTGAGTAATCAATCGCTATAAGGAACATAAGCAAATTCCTTCATAAGTCGGTACACCTCACATCACAGTGTTGAAGGAATATTATAAGTGAGGATTTTGATGTCACGGATGGATATAAAACGAACCAAAGTTAAATGGACATAAAAATTTAGAATAACCATACAGTAATCCCTCGTCTCAATTCACATCACAGGTCAGTGTTAAAGGAATATTatgtcatgatttcaaatcatgagaTAAATCGGTATTTAGACATGTAATTTCATTTCATGAGATAAAATTTCAAATTATCCAAAaaagcatgatttgggatttcaaatcatgatttcaaattttttaaatataaaacttgacccgtAAGTTTATATTCAGTAAAAGACTCATAAGTTAGTAGATATTTTTAACGATTATTCCCAACTACCATTTATCAACCTTATCAACTTCTACCAACCGTTATTTATATTCGTACCATGtgggaaaattatattaaagaacaattacattactattcatattAAATTTTACATtgtattgaactaaagtttgatcaattgatgttatatTTTTTAGACAGATCTTCTAGTagcatattaattttgttatgaactatgacttactcatttggtaagattgtctAAGAATTGAGAGAGTTttaatagttttcacaatttatgGGTAAGAAAAATATAACTTCAGAAATTCAAATTGTATgtacaaacatgatttcatccatAGTTTCAAATTATGTCCAAATGGCTCTTAACCCCCTAT
Above is a genomic segment from Lycium barbarum isolate Lr01 chromosome 12, ASM1917538v2, whole genome shotgun sequence containing:
- the LOC132621439 gene encoding cold-regulated 413 plasma membrane protein 2-like, producing MGRMDYLAMKTDEDTNKLINEDLNELKLAAKKLLDHATKLGGLGFGTAFLKWFASFAAIYLLILDRTNWKTNMLTGLLVPYIFFSFPSVLFHFFRGEVGRWIAFVAVVLRLFFPRHFPDWLEMPGSLILLLVVAPNLFAETFRNSWVGTVVCLLIGCYLLQEHIRASGGFRNSFTQSNGISNTVGIILLLVYPIWALVLRVV